The Lytechinus variegatus isolate NC3 chromosome 7, Lvar_3.0, whole genome shotgun sequence genome includes the window CATGCTCAATTACACGAATATTCAAAATTGACTGCGGTGGCAATGCTCAATCAATATCATTGCTGTATgcacattttgttcaaaacatttaTGACCAGGAACAAGTAATATTTATTCCATgcacaaaattttaaaagatAACTTTAAAGTTGAACAAAGttttataaaatgtatgatAACAACCAATCTCACCTTTGTAAGTCGTTACTCCTGTTTTCACCATGTAGAACCATATGTAAGGCATCCAGTCTAAAGTTTTCTGAAAATCATATATGTAGAgcaaagaaaattacaaaatatttagaatGAGAGCACAGCATTCCTCATccaaatgaaaaatgtaataattataaaaactaCTATAGCAGGGGAAATGGGTCATTTCCGGAGATTGCCTTTCTAAAAATCTTACTTCAAATAGTTGATTCAATTAATATCTTTATATTCGCAAATCATTTTAAGAACAGCTTACATTTCGGTGTCCAAAAGTGAGCAATATGTGGGGCTCTCCATTTTCTCCCTACCTTCCTTCTTTATTTTAGTATCATCACAGTTCtattacaaaattttgaaagatatttGCCCCTAACTGGTATAAGATGTAATTTTCCTTGGCTTGGACTAACATCAGGTTTTGGCAAGAATATCATCCTCGCATATATACACGAGtatctctttccctttctcttcaaAGAAAGAGATACTGAATTTCTTCCTGATCTCAAGAGCTTTTCACAAAGCAATCTACCAGTTGTTTTCCCCCGACACATTTGCTCTCAAAAACTAATTCAGCAAATCAAAGGGAAGGATTTTCATTGTTTCTGAGAATCACCAGACAAATTGCTTTGAACATGAAATGCTATGCTGTTACACCAGAGCAGCTACACCTTTTTTTTAAGAACTAGATCTACACCTTATAAAAGTCATACCTTAGAAGTTACTTCTCATTCTCATCTTTCTCACCTTTCAGTTCTCATCTCTACCACTCCATTATCCAACATTTCTTTTCATGGCTAACTAAAACCCCTCTATGTTCTTAAACCATCATCCAAACATTCAAAGTTCATATCTTACTGGATCCACAGGAGGTTCCTCTATCACTGCCTTGTCTTCTCCATCCTCTTCATCCGTGCTGTACTCCTCGAGGATCCCATCACTGAAATGGATAATTCTCCTGGGTTTCTTCACCTCTTCCAACGAGATGCTCTCAAAGTCCTTCTTCTGAGACCCATCATCCCCTCCTGATGCTCCATGTTCAGGAGGAGCAGGATACACAGGTCCCTTGCTGATGATGCTCACTGGAACTGCTGAGGCTTCTTCTTGGCCAGTGTTCCCAGTTTCctgtaaataaaacatttatataaaGACAGAGATGACATAGTAAGGTGTGCCCTcttgataacttttttattttaggtCATCATTGGACTGAGACCGTGACTAGTGAAAAAAATCTGTGGTGCAGCAATGGTATCtacacttgtttaaaaataacgAGCTAGCCTATATCTCACTGATATCTAATTCATGGCTTCAACTATCATGATTCCAAACTAAACTCAAGTCTAGACTAGTAAAGCTTCCAAAGACCACGGCAAAGCtcctgaattttctctttccatcGATCCCAGACAATCGTTCAATTATTTGAACGATTCACAATTTTCTGGGAGGCTGAATTTCCCTTCAGCTTTTGTTTTAAACTGGCCTTGTCCTGAAATAAGTCACCTCTCTTCTCGTGTGTGTCAGTGTGTGTGCGCTTgttcaatttgttgtgtacaaagtaggcccgtttcgggtacatgtgtacacgcacggtcaagtcagtgcacgtgtactaaattccatcaccgtgtacacggtagcatctgcataaagcttgctTGGGACTacaaagtcagtgaacaagctcacagcctcacattaaatcttagttctcagacactgcacatgttttaatcactaatatgtcaatatatttcaattaatctagAGTGAgatcacttccaaaatcgctgatttaatccaaattcattctggaGCCTCAAGTTTTTTACCAcgaaatggactttcaaaacgggcctagtatacccagttgttgtgtatccggacgggttgttGGTCCGGacaatcaattttagaatgtcatttggaaaaatttacaagcgaagtttcatcaatttttagtacaaaatgttgggaaatattataaagaacaaaatagataatgattacaagtaatgaattcatatttttagtgtaatccacagacaaaaaagaaggcttcaaaaagataaagtgtccggacacccgacatGCCCGACCCCCCATCCCAAAGTCAAAGACAATGGGAGAGGAAAGAAGTCACAGCCGTTGATgaaataaacggcagtgaatggagTGGTGACTTAAACCAGGCAGGATAATGCCTTTAATGCTTTATTAAGTtaaacatttaaagaaaaaaaatgatattttttacacaTTAATATCGATTCAAGATCTATATTACTAGAGTAgaatacagagatgccaagttcaaagaccagctatgcgtgagactttctgtgaatctgagtgagatcatagacattgtgtacaatttaTATGGGAACAGgttgtgatagttgcgtgagacagagatttgaggggatgaacaagagaccaaaatgcgtgagtctcacgcataatgcgtgggacttggtagctctgagaATAGCATTTTATTCttgccaatttgaattttgaGATGAAGATTACAACAAACACAATAGCTTTTATAAAGATATAAAGTGCATATAATTCTAATGAAGTTTggtcttaaaaagaaaattgataacacaCAAAATAGTAGGTGACATTCCAAATAAACTTGATTTATACTTACCTTCGCAAGAAGTAAAAATTAGTCAGACTGATAAACCTTGGATAACACCTTTTATCAAATCACTTATACGTGACCGACAAAAGGctttcaaaaaacaaaatgacacTCTTTGGAGacatttaagaaataaaattgcTCAAGCTATCTCCGTTGCAAAAACTAATTATTACAATACtcgtataaaaaaagaaaaattaaataatccTTCAGCCTGGTATAGACATATTAAAATACTTACGAATGGTAATCAAGACAATATTCCAATCACGATTCCTAATGTTGACATTGAAGATGATCTATATTGTAAACAAGCAGCTAACgcaatcaacaatttttttgtgtcaATCGCTTCTGATCTTTCTCCTCTAAATAGAGGATCACTACCAGCTTTTTTACCTTCTCAGTTTGAAAGTCCTGAGATCAGTTGTTGGCAAGTCTATTGCAAACTGCGTAAATTGCAATTACATAAATCATCAATCAGAGATGATCTCCCCATTCGTGTTATTAGAGAATTTGCATGTGAATTGAGTGTACCGGTTACTAGGATACTCAATATATCTTTTAGACAAGGAATAGTACCTTCACAGTGGAAATTCGGTCAAGTAACTCCGATTCCAAAATCTCATCCACCGTGCATCAATAATTTACGTCCTATATCTTTAACTTCACATTTTGCTAAGCTCGCCGAATCTTTTATGGCTCAATGGTTATTGAAAGACATTgagaaacaaattgatatgcatCAGTTCGGTAACAGACCAGGATTGTCTACATCACATTATCTTGTTGGTCTATTACATCATCTCTATGACAATgcagaaaacaaaaaatctgtGTCCACTGttgtatgtacatatttaaaAAGGCGTTTGATCGCCTGGATCACAAtattctaattaaaaaaatgattaatatgCACATAAAACCATGGATCATAAATTGGATTGTAAGTTTTTTGGAACATCGTAAGCAATGTACGTTATATCATGGAATCTTTTCTGATATCAAAGTTAATCATGCCGGTGTGCCCCAAGGGACACGACTTGGCCCgatcctttttttaattatggtaaatgatttatgtgaaaatattcctatacattattttaaatatgttgatgattTGTCTTTAGTACAATGTCGTAAATCAACCGACAATTCGCAATTACAGTCAGTACTCAATTCAGTGCAATCCTGgtcacaatcaaataatatgTCACTCAATCCCTCAAAGTGTTTTACTTTACATATTACTTTTATGAAAAACCCCATCACTCCTGAGGTTCTTGCCATTAATAACTCTGCCTTATGTAATGTAGAAAGTATCAAAATTCTTGGAGTTATTATACAATCTGATTTGAAATGGAATTTACATGTCGATGACTTGGTTAAGAGGTGcaatagaaaattatatatgttAAGGAAACTGAAAAAGTTCAACTTACCTTTGAAGGATTTAGTGACAATATATATGGGTTATATACGACCAATTTTAGAATATTGTGCTCCAGTTTTCCACAGCAGTCTTacagcaaaacaaaataatactattGAAAGAATACAACGGAGAGTATGTAAAATTATCTTAGGACATAATTACATTACATACTCAAATGCATGTCAGGTATGTAATTTACCAACACTTGAGGAGAGAAGACTGACACTAAgtaaaaaatttgcaaaatctcTTTCAACTCATCCATTGTGTAAGACATGGCTACCtcgaaaaaaacatacaaacatatcTCTTCGTCGTACAAACAACTATCAACAGTTTCCAATAAGAACAACAAGATTTAAAAACAGTCCATTGCCTTTTTTGGTAGACATACTCAACAAAAGATGAGTGTGTAGACTAAGAAAGGCAATGCAAATGGTCCTCACCctattataaaattatttttgtcatttaaataagtgtcagtctcctctccttcaagtctgccattatcatattacattcactcgttcatcatgttcattgtcTTTTATGccttatttaaaatgtatttacttttaaatgtataaccgtttttaatgcattttactatGTACTTAATAATGTGCCAAAACCAACTTGTAAGCATGATCTTTCCAGCTTTTGCtgttttttcatgtatgattgttaacatgtttgattatcaataaagaccatttttgaattgaattgaaattgggGTGTGCGATTCTTACGCAAGTACGAAGCATACATTTTTCACAATTCCATGAAGCAGTGCATTCGATATACACACGTGATAAATCACCTAATTAATCTACAGCGCATTTCATGTTCAAATTAAACAGATTTAGGCCGAACCTAAAGAGGACAATAATTACCGTTTCTTGATTAACCTCAGACATATCTGTTGTTGTATGTGATCTTTCAGATTCCGTACCTCCTCTGGATCCTGCAGTTAAAGTTTAATTTTATACttaacttggaaaaaaaaaaattaaaaaacattgatttgGGGTCTAACTCAAACTTCAAAGGctttaatatttttgttcagCAATCGGTGGTCGAGAGATGGCGCACTTGAAATGGTCCTTTTCTGTGCGACATCGTGGCCCAACGAAGGTGACAATGATTACGCCCTTACCTAAATGATATTTTCGCGATATTTGTGATCCTTATGGTGTTTAATTGAGTTTTGATGGATAGTTCAAATAttactgaaaataaatacacgtgaaaattgtaaatatattatGAAATGTTGTTGTATAAAAGCGAAAAATGTGAGCTTGTTTGCCCGTACCGGTTACTCCATTTTCACGCGATATGATGCAGTGCGCTGCGCTGTGCAATGGTTTGTGTGTGCATAGATCTACAGCACAGGAATGCAATGGCAGTGCAGTGCAAGCCGATTGTCATTGCATTGCTTTCCCCGCATTCATGGCCATGCCTGGTAGTGGTAGTTCGTGACTGGTGGAATTATTGCGACATATATTGACATGTCACTCATGATTGACTTCTTCAAATGTCCTCACATTCAATAAACCCTCCATGTAATTGCAACATTAACAGGAAATAGTCACTCAAAACTTACATTGTATAACATTATtaacaatttcaattttaagtCGGGCTACAGTAGGCATGCATGGTAATGGTATCCCACTGTCCCAGGCGCAGGCACAACTCAAGTCACAATTCACACGGGTGTTGCAGCTTAACCTTATTTAGCTTTGTTCTCATAAGAGATCTAATGTTAGGCCTACGGCTACGTTGTCTCTAGTTTTTATACGCATTCTCAAATAAgttatttcatgattttcactTTTTCTCAGCCACATCATCAGACATTGTGAGTGATGCAtgattttataaatttattgaatattgaCTAGGTCTAATCCATATTTTATCACTTGATAAAGCAATATAGTTCGCTCTTAAtgatttcattatcttgataaTGGACAGACTTGTCAATTCATAATCCATGTTCATCATGAGAAAAGTAGAAAACTCTGCATCtatcttgtttttgtttttttgctgtGCAGTAGGCTCTAGAGACTAGACTCTAGtcttattttgctttttaattttATCTCAAACTTTAACTGGTACAAGAGAACTTgccttattttaatttttgtttctcCTTTTTACAGCACCAAGATGCAACTGTTTGTCCGAACTGATGAGACCCACACCCTTGAGGTGACTGGCGAAGAATCTGTTGCCGATCTGAAGGTAAAGATAAATCTTGAAAGAGGGAAAAATGAGGGTGGGCATATTTGAATCTAAAATTGAACTTGTGATAAAGCATGAATTACAGGTAATTTAACATAACATTTTTCAAAAGCTATAAGCAAAGAAAGTCAGACTGACATGCAGTAAAGTGTAAACAAAATGCTGGGTAACATTTTGGAACTTGGTTGTTTGAAATTACATCTGAGAATGTGTGGAGACTTAATATTAAAATGTCTGGAAGCATTGTGGGAACATAAAGTATTGAGCAGGGGGGGGTACCCCTGGTCTGGTCAAGGTTTAATAATGGAGAATCTTGTGTgtgttttgaaagaaaataaaagagtaCAGTCATTTTATGATTTGAAACACAAAGATTAAAACTTCATGAAAAATGAtcttatgaataaaatacatgacATTGTCTTCTTCCATTTAGGCCAAAATCCAGGAGCTGTCCGGCTTCTCAGCCTCAGAGCAGGTCCTGTCTTGCTGCGGCACACCCCTGGATGATGACCTTACCCTATCCCAGAATGGACTTCTTGACTTGATGACCCTTGAACTCTCTGGACGTCTGCTCGGAGGAAAAGTTCACGGATCCCTTGCCCGTGCCGGTAAAGTGCGAGGCCAGACCCCCAAGGTAAATTAAATATTTCTGTTTTCCTATTATTGTTTCACTGTAAAATTCATCTATTGAATAAAAAGTGTAACTTAtaaaagaaattcattttcatggaattaTCAGGTATTTAAGTAGGTCAGATAACGAGATCTTGACCTAAGTCTTCCTGTTTAATCATTCAAACTGGGAAATAGCTCAATTCATGAACAACTTTGATATCATTATTTATGCTATAGATAGGGCTGGGAGTGGAACTAAAACCCGGGTACCTGGGTCCCGCCCGGAAGCCTCGGGTACCCGcgtagaaaaatcaatacctgATACCCGAAAATTGCTTACCAGTATAACGtatatgtatttgatttgtattgtgcAGTGTAAGACATAATTGtaactcatcacaaaagtacacaagtctcattttgaatctcaccaattaccttcgaaatatccataaatatacaactttttcaagtgatgatgtgactgagatcgttcagtcgtcgccatgtttcttttgcacAATTGCAGCTTGAGCATATGAAGCGCAAGCCAATCACGTTAGTGTTACCATTTTTAGTTCATCAAACACTGAAAATGGTAGCACGATCGCGATTGGCTGGCGCATTCGACGCTCCGAAACCTGCAattcaattgactttgtgcacgtaGCGAtcgattctacaaactcacgaacacgatgtaatatGGACTCTACTTCGTAAGGTTTTGACGGAAAAGTGAGAAGTAATCAAAATTTGCTTAACCTGTGTGGTATCGGTGTGAAATCCTcctagatcctccgagaataccatTCATAAGTCATATAGAATATAGgactaggtcgattttggtacgaggtgacagagtattgtAGACTTGTTTTGATGGAATACTGCATGGGGCATGGGAGGCTTGCACTGCTCATGCTTActatatataattttcaatcATAAATTGGCTAGCGCTTGCAGCGCAGTTGCAGCGCAGTGGCTGAATGACGTCACCTatggggtttttccaccagtcatatttcaTGCGACATGATGTtcgggtacccgcccgaaaattaccACAGGTACCCGTAGACAAAAAATACCTacccgaaagtcccaggcctagCTATAGGGAACCTAATATAAGCTATGCTTTCTCAAAGGTTATCTTCACAAGATTGCTTTGAAGTTACATGATAATCCATTAGACAACAACTTtcatgaatttgtatttttatatttcaagatGTACAAACTGTATCTACTGCCAGCAGTTATTGTGgaaatgattgaaatgaaatgaaatgtgataTATCTGATTTCATGCATGCTAATGTAtaaggggtgttgcaagaaagtgTATCAGCTGCAAATTTCTGTCACAATTTCGCTAtttatcaatcaattttattagTTTACAATCAAATCAGTATATGCACCTTGTTTGTAAGAAGCACATCACCAATCAATAGACAATTTGCAATTAAATGCAAGACATTATTTTGGAGACCAGACCCATCGATTataattttcttgcaacaccccattgaACCGTCTTCAAAGCTTTTATGATCATTATTTGCTATCGCTCACCCTAACCCCAAAAGTAATGTTTGACTTATAATTAATCCTtagatatattctttttttttatttgctgttATCCCCAGGTTGATCCccaggagaagaagaagaagaaggtcgGACGTGCCAAGCGCCGCATGCAGTACAATCGCCGATTTGTCAACGTTGTGCAGACCTTCGGCAAGAGGCGTGGACCCAACTCCAACTCCTAAGCTGTCCTACAATGCCAGAGAACGTTGCATACACACACTTGTAAAATAGTCAGTATGTTGGTCAGATAATTAAATATAATCTGCTCATATGCAACAGCAAATTGATCGTGTAGAGAGTCTTTTATTACACAGTTGTCACTGGTACGTAAAGTTGAATGATGAGAATGTTATGTAAAATGTGTTGAGCCAAGAATGTGATTTGTACATGCATGTGTATTGTTCTCATGTTCCATTTTGTATGACAGAGAATGGTTTCCATTTCTGTCTAGTGCACTACCAGGtgagaaaaaaacaagtttGCACAAAGTCAGTTTGCTAATTATTTCAGGATTCAGGAATGTTTGAAAAAAGTAATTCACCATTATGTGACAGATTTATTTTCAGAATCGTGTATcatttttgtgtgatttttgTTCACAGTTGAATGCATAGGATACGTTGCTTCAGAGAATACAAGAAACGGCTTGATCCAGGCATAGTAATGTTCTTTGTGTGATGATGCTATTCTTTCTGAGTATAAGAGGCAACCATTGATATTCTTCACTCATGTCTGATTAAGTATATAACATTTACAAATTTTCGGTGGTTACCCGTTTGAAGTCGTTATATGACTGCATGGTAATTATTTCGGTAAAATTGTAACTTCTCTGTATAATATCAATTAGGATTCTGCAATGGAGAGCAGCAGACTCTTGTGGAAGAACTTAATTTACATGCCATTTTGATGGTCAATGAACATATTTGTAGTTAGAATTTATAAGACTTTAAATCGGCACAAAAATTGCCATCCTCGCACAGTTGAGGGATGCAACCTCTCATAGGCGTATATGTGACGGGATGATCAATGGTTGCCTAAAAAATGGCAGCTTCGAAGCTGCCTTTAATGAGATGAAAATCACATTTGCACTCTATATACTAAATCCTGggacccattgcataaaaagTTAATTTTGCATTCCAATAGCTACTTCCCTCGAATCCATCATTTTGTTCAGCTGTATAGGTTTTAGCATTGTAACCAAAGTAGTTGCCATTTGATGGTAAAATTACTTTGACATTGACTTTTCTGTAATGGCCCCATTATCCAATCATGACTATATACTACTAAATGATGTTACTAATGTACTATCAGTACTGATCAAAAGTGAatgtggatggatggatggatagatggatggataaatgGAGGATGGAGagatgatggatggatggaggggaggggagggatgatggatggatggaaggaaggcAATTGATAAAGTTGTGTGTGAAGACTTGAGGATTGTAGGGGTTCCGAAGAACTGGATCAGATGGTAAATTGTTGTGAGGAAGAATTTCTGAAGGGATTATTTTGGCCCTCATTCTGAATTACTCTGCTTCCAGTCTTAACTTTAAgtaaactatggaaagccaagaGCAGAATAAGTATAAAGGTAGAGGTCCACTTTCACATATCATTGGATGCTTCTTTGGTCATAACTCTGTGGGaatgatgaataaaattgtTCTCTTCTCTATTGAATCATGGGGaaaaaacttaaaattaaaaaaaaagtaaaacgtttttggctttccataagtTAACATAGACTATGACCCAGAATACTGGACTTGAGAATATTGGCCTAAAAGTTGAATATTAGATGGATGGTCAGAGGAGAAGGGAAGAACAGAGAAGACATGAAACTAAGTAACGGGGTTCCCggcccatcagggaaatcaggatgaattattttacttgtttccaGTCTGggaaaaaatcagggaatttgatttaTTAGAATACCTCAAATTGggggaaaatgcctcaaatgaaggaaaattaGGGAATTTAGATCAGCCCAAAAGTCAAAAGCACAATTGTCTGTCAGACTacgttatattttgttgcatatcaaaacaaaatccattgaatgactggttatggtggtactaataaatttacattattgtttttgtactgaaaatacatgtaattcactgcagcAAATCAGaaaaactgggaatgggttttaatgattatcagggaatttttaaacttcatgaggaaaaaataaaggaattctgttttcttgaaaagctgagAACCCTCAAGTAAATGGTGAAGACCAAGCGAGACCAACCCCTTTTATATACAGATGAAAACCAATGTCCTTAAGGCTCAGAACTGGCCAAGATAGATGTTCACTATTTTGTTGTTCGGGAGTAAATTGATCGAGTACTTTCATCAGAGGTATTTGAAAGCCAACTGCAGTGTATACTCATGTTAAATGCCGTTTGTTTACTAGGTATTTTTTGAGGTTTATGTTCTAAGGAGTTGTGCCCCACCCCACTTTATATATtagtacacacacacaaaagaaaatTGTCCTAACTTTGACAAAAGAATTTGATTGCTACACTTAGGGAAGTGTCGGAAATGACAgtcttttcaaatgaaaaaaattaatggacACACAGAAACACAACGAAATAgttggttttttttaatatatcttTATTATACTATATACTTCTGACAGGAACTTCAGGAAGACAATTTATTTGGCATTTTGGAAATGATATTTTCCATATTAATTTGGTAAAACTTTCACaaattgaaagagaaataattatttaaatgtttaattcattggatatttgtacaatgtatgaattcattaaaattgtGGACATGACTTACCCTCACAAAGCATGCTAACAACTTAACAGTAGTACTATATTTGTTTCAAGACATGTACCCATAGATGGGACAATTCCATACAGTATGTACAtcagattatgaaaatacttactgGAACCGGATTAGCTACCTTACAGTGGGATCTCCCTGAaatgatacattttaattttctagTTCATATGAAGTGTTGTTAATGCTCTTACGAGTGCAGTGGTTCATAAAGAGAGTAACAGTATTACAGAAAAAGTTGGGAATCAGACATACAAAAAGGCATCTCTGTATGGAATTGTCCATGGTGTAAAATGTCTTGACCACAAAGTATTCaataatacaaaaacaaaacaacaatacAAATAAGATGAAAATTTTGTTAATAAGTTTTGGGTGCAAATTGAATTTCCTTGGTTTATCTCATAGTTTCGCATTTACATTATAAGTACTGAACACAAAAAttaatgctgaaaatctcataAAAGTTTTTGTCAGTATAAAGACCAATATCCTACGCCATTACCCCTCTCTAATTAGTCTGCACGAACAGATCCTGATGGAATTTTTTACCAAAACATGGGTCTTCAAACAAGACTACCATATAAAACTTACAGTTTCGATTTAACCCTTAGCGAGAGGGACCTTCTATATGTACACAAGTCATTTTGAGCTTTGCACTCAAACCACTTTAgtcaagtgaagggtttgcacagcagactacttGCTTCTTGATCTATAT containing:
- the LOC121418169 gene encoding ubiquitin-like protein FUBI isoform X2 — protein: MQLFVRTDETHTLEVTGEESVADLKAKIQELSGFSASEQVLSCCGTPLDDDLTLSQNGLLDLMTLELSGRLLGGKVHGSLARAGKVRGQTPKVDPQEKKKKKVGRAKRRMQYNRRFVNVVQTFGKRRGPNSNS
- the LOC121418169 gene encoding ubiquitin-like protein FUBI isoform X1, which codes for MIFTFSQPHHQTFTKMQLFVRTDETHTLEVTGEESVADLKAKIQELSGFSASEQVLSCCGTPLDDDLTLSQNGLLDLMTLELSGRLLGGKVHGSLARAGKVRGQTPKVDPQEKKKKKVGRAKRRMQYNRRFVNVVQTFGKRRGPNSNS
- the LOC121418170 gene encoding protein FAM177A1-like, with protein sequence QSACTALPLHSCAVDLCTHKPLHSAAHCIISRENGVTGSRGGTESERSHTTTDMSEVNQETETGNTGQEEASAVPVSIISKGPVYPAPPEHGASGGDDGSQKKDFESISLEEVKKPRRIIHFSDGILEEYSTDEEDGEDKAVIEEPPVDPKTLDWMPYIWFYMVKTGVTTYKVCDYLGERLAYFFGITSPKYSYALSEYNRLEKEEREELDRQMAEREEQKDLIARQEAERVFQASLASQPEPGLPTSTH